A genomic stretch from Candidatus Omnitrophota bacterium includes:
- the rpmB gene encoding 50S ribosomal protein L28, with the protein MIKRCFICDKGPVKGRTFSRKGLVKAKGGTGSKVTRVNKKTFLPNIQKITVLLNGRRQKINICTKCLKAEKVQKA; encoded by the coding sequence ATGATAAAAAGATGTTTCATATGCGATAAAGGCCCGGTCAAGGGGCGCACATTCTCGCGCAAGGGCCTCGTCAAAGCAAAGGGCGGTACCGGAAGCAAGGTAACCCGCGTCAATAAAAAGACATTCCTTCCCAATATCCAGAAGATCACGGTGCTGCTTAACGGCAGAAGGCAGAAGATCAACATCTGCACAAAATGCCTTAAAGCAGAGAAGGTTCAGAAGGCCTGA